The DNA region TGAGGCACCAGCTACTGTGACACAACAGAATTTGGGGGACACGTAGATCTAATATTTGGGGACTCAGAGCACACCCGAATTAGTACGTGGATAAAGCCTGTTACCGGAGTTCTGAAAGATCTCAACTATGCTACGCTAGCCAGTACCCCATGACATGGTAAGAGGCAGGACCCGAATACCAGAACCTCTCTGATGGGAGAATTCTACCTCCATTCCTCCAGATGTAACACAGATACCCATATTTAACAGCCCAAAGATTGGTTTTGAACTTTTGCACATTCTAAAAAGCCTCATTTTCTTTGTAGGCACTTTATAGATTTATTACACATGACATCCTCCAAATACCATCTTGTGATTTAAATTGTTTGTCTGATAGAAAATAATGGGTGTCAGCAGCTTAGATCATTGTACCTGCTGTGTGACTTTCAAACTCCAAAGGTTTTCTtcctttggagattttttttttttggcaatttcATCTCCACAACCCAATTATACTGGGCTCTTTTCAAGTAGGCCTATAAAAACCCAGATGTTCTTTCAGAAGGGAAGCAGCTCCGTTTCCATCTCTTCGGAAGCAGCCACACACCAACATTAAGGAGTGATCAAGATGCAGAGACTCTGCACGACTGTGTTGGTCTAGATTACGGTACTTTTCATAAActacatagattaaaaaaaaaaaaaacacctcactgAAAAAGCTTCTAGGTCATGATTTCTTCAAAGTCAGACAGCTGCTTCATCTGTTCAATTTGCATAGAATGCCTTCTGAGGAGCTTCTTTTTACTTCTCAAGTCAACTCTCTTTGGTGAACTTGGAGCAACAGGTACCATGGATTTTAAGCCACTAGCAAGTGGAGAGGAAGGTTTGCTGCTCGATCTAATATCCGGGATGGGTGGGTTCAGATTTACATTTAAAGGTGGAAGGAAgccaggcctggtctgggaaattCGGTCTAGTAGCAGAGTTCCGGAACCCCGTCTTTCTAGAAGATGGGGTGGCCTGCGGCGCGCTGAGCTGGGAGACGTGCAGGGCACAGCATCCAGGGCCTCCCTGGAGCCCTGGAAAAGAGACAAGTGGGAGTTGTTGAGCTTCTTTCGATCTAAGGGCCCTTTGCCTGATTCAAGGGAAATGGAGTTGGGCGGGTCAGCCCCTGGCTGTAAATCTAAATCATAGAGGTCATTTTCCAGCCGTTTGAGGGACACTGCATCTTTGAGAGCAGAGGGGCCTGATGGGCCAATACCACCCTTCTCTTGGTCAATAGGGAGAGTTCCTCTTCTGGCCAGACGTGAGTGGGGAGGCTGACTTTTCTCGTAGGCTGCCTTCCACGAGGCCAGTGCCGAAGAGGCTGGAATCTTCAGAACCTGCTCTGTGAGCGTGTGGAAGAGGCTGGGGTCTTTGCTATCAATACTGTTGGTTCTGGAGAGGGGGCCCCTTTTGGGGAAGGACATGTCACTGATGCTCTTGATGACCTCGCTGTCTGCACCTGCGCCATGGGTCTCATCCTGGCGCATAGAGGCGGCCAACACGGAGGGCGCGGTCAGGCCCCAGGGCTCAGATTGGAGCCTCTTCAGTTGAGGCAAACGGGCCCTTTTGAGGTTCCCAGCTTTCCTAGTGGGTGACCCCGGCTCATTAGGAGCCTTGGAGCTGTTGCAACCACCTGGATGCCCTGATTGGAGGCTAAAGAAGTCATCTTCCTTCTCACTGGGTGGAGAGCCCAGGCCTGGAGCCTTCAGTTCAATATCCGAGGGAGATGCATACAGTGGAGGCGACTGTCTGTCTTCCTCTTTGGGTGAAGGAGGGACATTAAGATACTGTTTGGTGGTTTTGGTGCCTGAAGATGATTTATCCGTTGTTATAATAATCACCTCCTTGCCTTTGGCTTTGCAGGCATCCAGGAGATGTTTCAATGCATCCTGGTCATCTGCATTTATTGCGTAAACCAGAGCTGAAGCCCCTGTGCGATCCTCGAGGCTGGGGTCTGCTCCATTCTCCAGTAGCAAGGAGACCACTTCTCCCCCAGCTCTTCTGATGCAAGCATGGATGAGGGCGGTCTTGCCAGACTTATCCTGAATATTGGGGTCCGCCCTGTTGTCCAGCAGATACTTCACCATCTTGGACTTGCTGATGCTTTGCTGGTCCACATGTTTGGTGATACATGCCACCATGAGAGCCGTTTCGCCTTTGTCGTTGCTTTCGTTGATGTAAGCGCCCCCTTCCAGGAGGAGTCTGGTCAGCCTGAGCCTCCCCAGCCACACGGCCTTTAAAAGTGAGTTTCCATCAGTCCTTAATTCGGTGTCGTCATCCATCATACTGGCTACAGCTTAGAGTCTCTGAGCCACAGTGGCGATCAGACCTAgcaagggaagaagagagaaaagggtcatgtattcgATAGAGCTGATCTGAGCAGCAAGGCTGTTACAGAGTCTGGATACAGTCATGTCCCAGTTTGATCCCAAGTTATGCCACCTTGCttggttatttaacttctctgggtttatttcttcatctgtaacatggcaGGGGTGACTGTGGTGATAGTGGCAAGCTACCTgactttgtgaagattaaatgagacagtgtATATAAAACACGTAACCACACGTAAAGCGGTTGGCATGACGCCTAGGAGAGAGCAAGCAATAAAACGTGCAAGGTCTTACTGCGTTGACTGCATGAGACTTATCACAAATGCCGTTTAAGaaactttgttttctgtctgtcggCATCACTAAAGTCTAAGTTTCCATAAGGAAAGGTCTGAGTCtatcttgttcactgttgtagCCTCAGCGTTTAGCAATGAGTCACACTTAATAGGTTACCTCGTAAATAATGGTTGAATGCAGTATAGTTCTAGGTGTGTATCAAAAAGACCAGtaggaaatacaccaaaatggTGATAGGATTATGaagagttttccttttcttctttttgctgtaCTTCCTAAACTAAACATGAATCACCATTGTCGTAGGGGGGAAATACTGTAAAACAAAAGCAATCCAGCTGCCCATTTCCAGGTTGTAGCCCCCACTGTTCAAGCAGATGTCAGAGCTCTCATCCTCCTCATTCAGACTCTCAGAATAGCTCAGATAATGCAATGCTACCTCCTCCTCTCTGGTTGAACAGATCTGAGGCAGAGGATGGACAAGGGGATTGCCTTTTTGCTCACGAATGTTAGGAAATAAAGCTCGTTCCAGAGCTCCCCCCGCTGAGGTCTGTCAAACCTGGGTTTTCTGCTTTGGTTCTCCTCGTGTCAATTACCTAATTCCTGGACTCAGAGCCTCCAAAATGGGTGTTGGTCACGAGGTCTCCCACGAATAAGGAGAAATGGTCTCCCAGAATTGATGCCCTGCCAGCCCCGGGTCCCTCACTGGCCATGCTCTGCCAGCACGGCCCCTCCATGTGGACTTTTTGTCCCTCAGTCTCCGCTGAGCAGGTGTCACAATGCCTGagttttccttctctgatgcATGTCATCCTTCCTCTTACCCCACTACCCTGAGCAGTTATTGATCAATTTCTATTCCTCTATTAAATAGGAAGTCAACAGCTTTTCTTGGCTAAAGTTGAGAGATGGGTATATtgccttttaaaacttttaatccaTGAATAgatactttgtttaaaaaaaaaaaaagcccaaatcaCACTTAAGTATATAAAGAAGAAGAGTACCCTTTACACGCCCCCAGCCCACCTTGAAGCTACTCATCTCTTCACAGTTAACTGTGGTTAACAGTCTAGGTTGTATCTTTCTGCTTCAGatcattttctgcttcttccaaaTGCATTATTCTAATAACGCCATCTCAGTCCGATCTTGTTGCAATTGTGTTTGGGTGTTCCTATGAGATTTTCTGTAAAATCCCTACCATCCAAAGACACCATATATTATTAAATGTATTCACAAGaagtttgtttctctctcttcaaCTCTGTGCTTCTTTCTTCAATCTCCTACTGagtccttcttcctctctctctctctctctctctccctgcctgcgCCCCCCAGATGTGGccattctttctcttctgtttctgtcATTTTAACTCTTCTGTGGTCATATGACCATTTTATTACAGTTCTATGTGTCAAGAAGCTTGTTAGTCCCCAAACTCTGGACCTCTAAAGCAGAATTTTCAAGGGCTAAATAAAGAAAAGGCAATGTGCAGTGAAAACATGCTGTTTTCCATTCCATCCAAGGGGCCCTTCACCTCCTGGCCACACCTCTTCAGCATCTGCCCTGCTACTCCTGTTCTCTTTATACGCCATCTATCTTGAAATCTGGTCATTTCTCAAATGCcccactgtttatttttcttccttctaaccCTGTTCATGTTTCTAACTCTAAGACCTCCCTGCTCTTCTTTAATTATTCATCATCCCTCAAATCTCAGCTCAAATGTTACTTCCTTTTTAATCAAGAGAAAAATCACTCAGGATGGAAGGGAGAAAGTGGAATAAAATGACAACTGACTCatatccagactatataaagaactcctacaaatcactTCCTCCAAAAGaggatacacaaatggccaataagcacagaaAAAGGTGCTCAGCCTTGTTAGTAATCAAGGAAAATCAAATTAcagcacaatgagataccactacacccTCCAGCATGGCTAAAATTAGACCGACAGTACCAAGGATGGAGGAAGATGGGAAGATTCAGGAACACGTTGGTGGGAGCATAAATTGGCTCCACTAAATTAATGCCTACActctgacccagtaattccatgcCTGGGTTTAGGTGTGTGACAGACTGAAAAGCATGGCCACAAAGTCCTGCCATCCCAGTGTGCACACCACTTACCATGAGGTCTTGCCTCTCCTCCCATGGAGAGGAGGCGTCAGCATGTGATTTGCTTTGACCAATAAAATGCAGCAGAACTAACTTTGTGTGACATTCAAGGCATGGCCCCAGTGAACCTTGTAGCTTCAAGATTTGCTCTCTTGGAATCCAACTGCCATGTGCAGAAGTCTGGGGTATCCCTAACCAGAAAGGACACAGGGCGCTTCAGCTGACAGCCCCAGCGAACATCAGAGTGTGCACGAGGCCAGCCAAAGCCCCAGATGATTGCAACTGCGTGAGGGAACCCAGGTGAGGCCAGCAGAAGTTCCCAGAGGCTGGTCCAAATCGCAGAAATATGAGCAAATAGatgattattgttttaagccactcgtTTTGGGATGCTTTGTTCTCAGGAATAGATTACTGATAAATATGCATAGCAAAACGTGTGCAAAAATGATCCTGGCagtgaaaactagaaacaacccatcaagaagaaaataaagaaattgtaGTATATTCGTattcatacactggaatattatacaTCATCTTTAtattctctctcgctctctctcgtgcgtgtgctctctctctctctctctcacacacacacacaaacacacatgcacgcacacgcactcacacacacaacataccaaaagaaaaaagtgaatgcTGCATCCCCTGGGTTCAACTTTCTCAACTGAAGTATTGATCTGGTTAATCATCTGGGCCCACCTCCTCCCCATATATCTGAGCCCCTCGAGGCAGGAAAACTGTCCTTTCTCCCCCATCAGCTGCGTGATAATTCGACAGTAAGATAAAggaaaagatggaggaagggaggaagagaaaaaggaaaggaagatgggAAGGAGACGTGGGTGGATCATTGGGTTATCTCTCTGTGTTGTGTGTGGTGCAAATCACATAGCTCTGGACTACCTCGAAGTCCGGGGAGGGGGTGCGGGGAGTAGGGGAGGCAGGTagggaacaaaagagaaaaggaaagcaggGAAGAAGATGGACTATCTGAGAGATGCTTCTCTCCCTTCACTTGGAATCAGTGGCCACCTCCTCCCCTGAGCCCAGGCTTGTCCCCAGTCAACACTGCCCTGGCCCCTAAGGAGAGAGCAGGATGGAGGCATAGCATCCGAGTTGTTCTCTGAGGTCTGGAATGTCTAGCCCATCTATAGAGATAACATTCTCTGTCCACAGTGAGCTAGTTTTCGGGTTGTCTCTAACCATTTTTTCACTGTGGGCCTCCCCACTGAAATTCCTTAAATGACGAAAATGCAGGAGCTCCGTGTGAGGACAG from Eschrichtius robustus isolate mEscRob2 chromosome 1, mEscRob2.pri, whole genome shotgun sequence includes:
- the ANKRD34C gene encoding ankyrin repeat domain-containing protein 34C, giving the protein MMDDDTELRTDGNSLLKAVWLGRLRLTRLLLEGGAYINESNDKGETALMVACITKHVDQQSISKSKMVKYLLDNRADPNIQDKSGKTALIHACIRRAGGEVVSLLLENGADPSLEDRTGASALVYAINADDQDALKHLLDACKAKGKEVIIITTDKSSSGTKTTKQYLNVPPSPKEEDRQSPPLYASPSDIELKAPGLGSPPSEKEDDFFSLQSGHPGGCNSSKAPNEPGSPTRKAGNLKRARLPQLKRLQSEPWGLTAPSVLAASMRQDETHGAGADSEVIKSISDMSFPKRGPLSRTNSIDSKDPSLFHTLTEQVLKIPASSALASWKAAYEKSQPPHSRLARRGTLPIDQEKGGIGPSGPSALKDAVSLKRLENDLYDLDLQPGADPPNSISLESGKGPLDRKKLNNSHLSLFQGSREALDAVPCTSPSSARRRPPHLLERRGSGTLLLDRISQTRPGFLPPLNVNLNPPIPDIRSSSKPSSPLASGLKSMVPVAPSSPKRVDLRSKKKLLRRHSMQIEQMKQLSDFEEIMT